DNA sequence from the Acidobacteriota bacterium genome:
GAGGGGATCTTCGACGGCTACCTGATCGACGACACGGAGCTGGACGAGAAGCGTTGGCGAGTTCGCTGGAACCACCAGTCGGAGCAACTGCCCGCAGGATTCCGTGCCGTGGTCCGCGTCGAAGACGTGTCCGATTTCGACTTCTTCCGCGACTTCGAGCGGAGAGTCGATCGCAATAGCAAGCGCCAGCTGTACTCGACCGCCTTCATGAGCGGGAACTGGGGCAACCACTCGCTCAACGTCCAGCTCGATCAACGCAAGACGTTCATCTCGGCTGAGCGCACCATCGAACTGCGCCAGCTACCCGAGATCGAGTACAAACTGCGCTCCACCCGGCTTGGCGAGTCGCCCCTGTACGCGCAGATGAAGAGTTCGCTGCACTACCTGGACACCAACCGCTCGGCCCGACGGGCGGGTCGCTACGCGCGCGCCAACCTGGTGCCGGAACTCAGCGTGCCGATACCGGTGACGACCTGGCTTTCGCTGTCGCTAACAGCCGGCGGTCACCTGACCTGGTACGGCGACAGCCTGATCACGTCCGAGGAACGACGAGCCACGGTGACCGACACGGACTTCCGTGGCGAGGATCTGATGCGCATCGTCCCGATAGCCAGCGCCGAGATCATCGGCCCGGGGTTCTCCCGGATCTTCGATCTCGCGGAGGGTGGGCGCTACTCGCGGATGAAGCACGTCATCGAGCCGCGAATCGTCTATGACTACTTCGACAGCTTCGACGACCGCACCCGCATCCCGCTGTTCGACGAGATCGACAGACAGCGTGGCAGGAATGTCGCCCGTTTCAGCCTGTTCAACCGCCTGCTCGTCAAGCCGGCCGATCCGGACGAGGGCAGCGCCTTCGAGATCCTCTCGTTCGAGTTGTTTCGGGACCTGTCGCTCGACACCGAGATACCCCTGCTGCGTTCTCGGGACCGTTCGCTCACCAGTCAGAACGGTCCGGTCGGCGCCCTGCTGCGGTTCAATCCGTCCCGGCGCACGGGAGTCCGCTTCGACGCGCTCTACGACACCCTGTACTCGCAATTCTCCAGGACCGGGATCTCGGCAAGTCTTGGTATCGGCGACACGAGTTCGCTCGGCATTCGCTGGGCGGTGCGACGCAACCCCGAACTGGACACGACGCGCCGCCACCACGTGCAGGTTTCGGCAGGCCTTGCACTGATCCCGAGCAAGCTGAGCCTGAACACCATGGTGAGCTACGACATCGAGCAGCAACTCATCCAGATGCAGCGCCATGTCGTGGACTACCGGGGCTGCTGCTTCGGACTCCGCCTGGAGGTCGCGAACTTCCGCACGCTTCTCCGCCAGGACACCCAGTACCGGCTGCTGGTGACGCTCAAGAGCATCGGCTCCTTCTTCGACATCACCGGCGGCCAGAGCGAGACGTTGTGACCAGGGACACCGGCGACGCTCCCAGGGCGGTCGTGCTGGGAGCAGCGGGCCAGCTAGGACGCGAAGTCGTCGACGAACTCCGGCGGCGCGGCACGGAAGTGCTCGCCGCCGACCGCAATCGAGCGGATCTACGCGATACCGACGGGACCGCCGCGCTCGCCGCAGAGTTCCGAGCA
Encoded proteins:
- the lptD gene encoding LPS assembly protein LptD, with product MRTADIQRLIVTLALALMLGASGTAAQESAVEEPDASGDAETDATDGPPRPDDANDFIFEIEDESGTATVEGWAGHMEGFLEGPQVMSEGFSIRLRDLQASGETAFYDPENQTLRAEGNVTLSRGNEVLQGSRLELDLTSETASVFDVEGSIGTDFFFSGSAIHAHGEDRFTILDAQFTACEVEDGETPDWSFRTKQVNVNATGYAKARGLSFRVRKAPLIYLPYMMLPVKSSRVSGFLTPKPGFSTRRGPSLGIAYFWAINRSYDATVNVDLYAGAPAGGTNAFSSRPFWGLGTEFRYRPSEGTEGIFDGYLIDDTELDEKRWRVRWNHQSEQLPAGFRAVVRVEDVSDFDFFRDFERRVDRNSKRQLYSTAFMSGNWGNHSLNVQLDQRKTFISAERTIELRQLPEIEYKLRSTRLGESPLYAQMKSSLHYLDTNRSARRAGRYARANLVPELSVPIPVTTWLSLSLTAGGHLTWYGDSLITSEERRATVTDTDFRGEDLMRIVPIASAEIIGPGFSRIFDLAEGGRYSRMKHVIEPRIVYDYFDSFDDRTRIPLFDEIDRQRGRNVARFSLFNRLLVKPADPDEGSAFEILSFELFRDLSLDTEIPLLRSRDRSLTSQNGPVGALLRFNPSRRTGVRFDALYDTLYSQFSRTGISASLGIGDTSSLGIRWAVRRNPELDTTRRHHVQVSAGLALIPSKLSLNTMVSYDIEQQLIQMQRHVVDYRGCCFGLRLEVANFRTLLRQDTQYRLLVTLKSIGSFFDITGGQSETL